From Luteococcus japonicus, one genomic window encodes:
- a CDS encoding TatD family hydrolase: MDIPARLAELKLPLLPEPLPSPVVDSHTHLDSTREYSGLDVELNLAAAAAVGVDRVVEVGCDVASSRIAVELAGQYPQVVAAVAMHPNDAARSETLDADLEAIDALAAAGSHVRALGETGLDHYRTTDEALHAKQERSFVAHIEMARRHGKTLVIHHRDAHADLVRVLGEQQLPERNVMHCFSGDADFARACLAHDDAEHGMWLSFPGVVTYKNAPYLSEALRATPRERILVETDAPYLTPVPARGKANAPYLVPHTLRFMADVLDADLAELCRQVRNNTFEAFGASWGEDDTNA; this comes from the coding sequence ATGGACATCCCCGCACGGCTCGCCGAGCTGAAACTCCCTCTGCTCCCGGAGCCGCTGCCCTCACCCGTCGTCGACTCCCACACCCACCTGGACTCCACCCGTGAGTACTCCGGCCTGGACGTGGAGCTCAACCTCGCCGCTGCCGCAGCCGTCGGGGTGGACCGCGTGGTAGAGGTGGGATGTGACGTCGCCTCATCCCGCATTGCCGTCGAGCTGGCTGGACAGTACCCGCAGGTGGTGGCAGCCGTCGCGATGCACCCCAATGACGCCGCGCGCAGCGAGACGCTCGACGCCGACCTCGAGGCCATCGACGCCCTGGCCGCCGCCGGGAGCCATGTCCGCGCGCTCGGCGAGACCGGTCTGGACCACTACCGCACCACCGACGAGGCGCTGCACGCCAAGCAGGAACGCAGCTTCGTGGCCCACATCGAGATGGCCCGTCGGCATGGCAAGACCCTGGTGATCCACCACCGCGACGCGCATGCCGACCTGGTGCGGGTGCTCGGTGAGCAGCAGCTGCCCGAGCGCAACGTGATGCACTGCTTCAGCGGAGATGCGGACTTCGCCCGTGCCTGCCTGGCGCATGACGACGCCGAGCACGGCATGTGGCTCAGCTTCCCCGGTGTGGTCACCTACAAGAACGCGCCCTACCTGTCGGAGGCACTGAGGGCCACCCCCCGTGAGCGGATCCTGGTGGAGACCGACGCCCCCTACCTGACTCCGGTTCCCGCCCGGGGCAAGGCCAATGCGCCCTACCTGGTGCCGCACACGCTGCGTTTCATGGCCGACGTGCTCGACGCCGACCTGGCCGAGCTGTGTCGGCAGGTGCGCAACAACACCTTCGAAGCCTTCGGCGCAAGCTGGGGAGAGGACGACACCAATGCCTGA